One Planctomycetia bacterium genomic region harbors:
- the nuoH gene encoding NADH-quinone oxidoreductase subunit NuoH, with product MPEYVIVALVMIALLIGGLMTAAAYFVLLERWMAAWIQDRKGPNRVGIPLTNIKLFGLGQPLADGVKFILKEEYTPGHVDKFLYSLAPISILAAALASFAVVPVGDRLPAILGYGPFDLTAAPGIDVGMIYVFALSSIAVYGVILGGWASNNKYSFLGGLRSSAQLIAYELPMGLGILGIVLASGSLRLETIINTQASSGLWNVFWQPIGFVVFVIAAFAEAARLPFDLPEAEQELIGGYHTEYSGLRLLMYLVAEFLHMIMAAFLIVILFLGGWHFWGLTGDATGEITWGQAILRHIILMSKITGVILFFMLVRWSWPRFRFDQLMALAWKVMLPLGMVNLVVIAVLVEFQPQLIERAGGRGAASLLMIGASWLIGIICWAAVAWATPLGTDNRPVHGKIGAME from the coding sequence ATGCCTGAATACGTCATCGTCGCGCTCGTCATGATCGCCCTCCTGATCGGTGGGTTGATGACGGCCGCTGCGTACTTTGTCCTCCTCGAGCGGTGGATGGCGGCCTGGATTCAGGATCGCAAAGGGCCCAATCGCGTCGGCATCCCGCTCACGAATATCAAATTGTTCGGACTCGGCCAACCGCTCGCCGACGGCGTAAAGTTCATCCTCAAGGAAGAATACACGCCGGGGCATGTCGATAAGTTCCTGTACTCCTTGGCGCCGATTTCCATTCTCGCCGCGGCGCTGGCCAGCTTCGCGGTCGTGCCGGTCGGTGATCGCTTGCCGGCGATCTTAGGCTACGGGCCGTTCGATCTTACTGCCGCGCCGGGCATCGACGTCGGGATGATTTACGTCTTCGCCCTGAGCAGCATCGCCGTCTACGGCGTGATTCTCGGCGGCTGGGCCAGCAACAACAAATACAGCTTTCTCGGCGGCCTGCGCTCCAGCGCGCAGTTGATCGCCTATGAGCTGCCGATGGGCCTCGGCATCCTCGGCATCGTGCTGGCGAGCGGTTCGTTGCGGTTGGAGACCATCATCAACACGCAAGCGTCGTCCGGCTTGTGGAACGTGTTCTGGCAGCCGATTGGTTTCGTCGTGTTCGTCATCGCGGCCTTTGCCGAAGCGGCGAGGTTGCCGTTCGATCTTCCGGAAGCGGAGCAGGAATTGATCGGCGGATACCACACCGAGTACTCCGGCCTGCGGCTGTTGATGTATCTCGTCGCCGAATTCCTGCACATGATCATGGCGGCGTTTCTGATTGTGATTCTGTTCCTCGGAGGTTGGCACTTCTGGGGATTGACCGGCGACGCCACGGGCGAAATCACCTGGGGCCAGGCCATCCTGCGGCACATCATTCTGATGTCCAAGATCACCGGCGTGATTCTGTTCTTCATGCTGGTGCGCTGGAGTTGGCCGCGGTTCCGCTTCGATCAACTCATGGCCCTCGCTTGGAAGGTGATGCTTCCCTTGGGCATGGTCAACCTGGTGGTGATCGCGGTGCTGGTGGAGTTCCAACCGCAATTGATCGAACGCGCCGGCGGACGCGGCGCGGCGAGCCTGTTGATGATCGGCGCCAGTTGGCTGATCGGCATCATCTGCTGGGCCGCCGTCGCCTGGGCAACGCCGCTCGGAACCGACAACCGCCCGGTCCATGGAAAAATCGGCGCCATGGAATAG
- a CDS encoding NADH-quinone oxidoreductase subunit I: MKSDDPDITWVEEPKLGLTGRMYLPLLVQGLTTTARHLISPKVTVSFPEERPQIGNPLIYRGVHRLNKDAEGRVKCVACFLCATACPAHCIDIIAAESPWPDREKYPESFVIDELRCIFCGMCEEACPVDAVELTSLMDLTGRSREEMIFDKEKLLSVYDMTKDAEPMKSIALGGTV, translated from the coding sequence ATGAAATCTGACGATCCTGACATCACCTGGGTGGAAGAGCCGAAGCTGGGGCTGACGGGGCGGATGTATCTGCCGTTGTTGGTGCAGGGGCTGACGACGACGGCGCGCCATTTGATCAGCCCGAAAGTCACCGTCAGCTTTCCGGAAGAGCGGCCGCAGATCGGCAACCCGTTGATCTATCGCGGCGTGCATCGCTTGAACAAGGACGCCGAAGGCCGCGTGAAGTGCGTGGCTTGCTTTCTGTGCGCAACGGCCTGTCCGGCGCACTGCATCGATATCATCGCCGCGGAAAGCCCTTGGCCGGATCGCGAAAAGTATCCCGAGAGCTTCGTGATCGACGAATTGCGCTGCATTTTCTGCGGAATGTGCGAGGAAGCCTGCCCGGTCGATGCGGTGGAGTTGACCAGCTTGATGGACCTGACCGGACGCAGCCGCGAAGAGATGATCTTTGACAAGGAAAAGCTGCTCAGCGTTTACGATATGACGAAGGACGCCGAGCCGATGAAGTCGATCGCGTTGGGAGGTACGGTGTGA
- a CDS encoding NADH-quinone oxidoreductase subunit J → MSFSERVTHILSHPGWPFALVALLGAAGMYLLLPRGARGGRRVGGMLAVAAFVLLGAKLPHLSGLREGVFAMLATVTVVSAVGSVTFRSPVYCAIWFALTLAGTAGLFMFQGAQFLGVATIVVYAGAILVTMLFVLMLAQPQGLSTYDRVSWEPLLGAGVGGLLVGLLTHLLRSSLATADAGFAAAKPMTENAVLVNEHVAGLGAQLFSKHLIAVEAGGSLLLVAVVAAVAITSQGVPKRQGGRYE, encoded by the coding sequence GTGAGTTTTTCCGAACGGGTTACTCATATTCTATCGCATCCCGGCTGGCCCTTCGCGCTGGTGGCGCTGTTGGGCGCCGCCGGCATGTACCTGCTGCTGCCGCGCGGGGCGCGCGGCGGCCGGCGCGTCGGTGGCATGCTGGCCGTGGCGGCCTTCGTATTGCTGGGCGCGAAGCTGCCGCATCTGTCTGGGCTGCGCGAAGGCGTGTTCGCGATGCTCGCCACGGTGACCGTCGTTTCGGCCGTCGGCTCGGTGACGTTTCGCAGTCCCGTGTATTGCGCGATCTGGTTCGCGTTGACGTTGGCCGGCACGGCGGGCTTGTTCATGTTTCAAGGCGCGCAATTCCTCGGCGTGGCGACGATCGTCGTCTATGCCGGCGCGATTCTGGTCACGATGCTGTTCGTGCTGATGCTCGCGCAGCCGCAGGGATTGTCGACCTACGACCGCGTCAGTTGGGAACCACTGCTAGGCGCCGGCGTGGGCGGTCTGTTGGTCGGCCTGCTGACGCATCTGCTGCGCAGTTCCTTGGCCACGGCCGACGCCGGATTCGCCGCTGCCAAGCCGATGACCGAGAACGCGGTGCTGGTCAACGAGCACGTCGCGGGACTGGGCGCGCAACTCTTCAGCAAACATCTAATCGCCGTCGAAGCCGGCGGCTCGTTGCTTCTCGTGGCCGTCGTCGCAGCGGTGGCGATTACATCGCAAGGCGTCCCGAAACGCCAAGGTGGTCGCTATGAATGA
- the nuoK gene encoding NADH-quinone oxidoreductase subunit NuoK, which translates to MNETTLLLNYLVVGALLFAIGLVGFVTRRNLIVMFLAAEMMLQGVSLSLVAWGRYHGDWGGQMLVIFIITVAACEAAVALAMILMMFQRSGKLDIAFWQQERESNLPAFVDQELPAEPEESKHWPTLTPAGREPRFDQEEVVHRTHV; encoded by the coding sequence ATGAATGAAACCACGCTACTCCTCAACTACCTCGTCGTCGGCGCACTCCTGTTCGCCATCGGTCTGGTCGGTTTCGTTACGCGGCGGAACCTGATTGTCATGTTCCTGGCCGCGGAGATGATGTTGCAAGGCGTGTCGCTGAGCCTCGTCGCTTGGGGGCGCTATCACGGCGATTGGGGCGGGCAGATGCTCGTCATTTTCATCATCACCGTGGCCGCCTGCGAGGCCGCCGTGGCCTTGGCGATGATTCTGATGATGTTCCAACGCTCCGGCAAACTCGATATCGCCTTTTGGCAGCAGGAACGGGAGTCAAACCTGCCGGCCTTCGTCGATCAGGAGTTGCCAGCCGAGCCGGAAGAGTCCAAGCATTGGCCGACGTTGACGCCCGCGGGGCGCGAACCGCGATTCGATCAAGAGGAAGTGGTCCACCGTACCCATGTTTGA